In methanogenic archaeon ISO4-H5, the following are encoded in one genomic region:
- a CDS encoding transposase IS605 OrfB family: protein MYRSLKMRIEPDSEQRKVIEASFRYHCYVYNALITACKSYYRSTGRLPSQFDLNKLCTRIWHNCPFLHRYLYQNAMNETAKRVLQAFAKCEENRRRKERRNRRKSKGKEDAEVTTPPETGLACPRFRKPSRFHSYTNPLHMEAFTERNGRRTLKVSKIKGPVRCYNQKTPVPGVPKTCTIEKVDRGTHTEYYACLSCWDDIERRRGEEYLSEHSPDAVGIDMGVSKTATLSNGTVYGNDHMYSKLLDLFRKKHEAFSDMLPGTPGYRKARSRLIHLYGRLRGIRRNNVETISRQIVDAFDIICMEDLKVGKIRRKSRGKRMTNAYDDASLGMLRRRIIDKAIEAGRKIILVNPKWTSQVCCRCGACVRKSLEVRTHVCPECGLVIDRDLNSAINILIWGLTGNPFPERWDE from the coding sequence ATGTACAGGTCGCTGAAGATGAGGATCGAACCGGACTCGGAGCAGAGGAAGGTGATCGAGGCATCGTTCAGATACCACTGTTACGTATACAACGCCCTCATCACCGCCTGCAAATCATATTACCGGAGCACCGGCAGGCTGCCTTCCCAGTTCGATCTTAACAAGCTGTGTACGAGGATCTGGCACAACTGTCCCTTCCTTCACAGGTACCTCTATCAGAATGCCATGAACGAGACCGCGAAACGCGTCCTTCAGGCATTCGCCAAATGCGAGGAGAACCGCAGGAGGAAGGAGAGGAGGAACAGGAGGAAGTCCAAAGGAAAGGAGGATGCCGAGGTCACTACACCTCCGGAAACGGGATTGGCCTGTCCCAGGTTCAGGAAGCCCTCCAGATTCCATTCGTACACCAATCCCCTGCACATGGAGGCCTTTACCGAAAGGAACGGCAGACGCACGCTGAAGGTGTCGAAGATAAAAGGGCCCGTCCGCTGCTATAACCAGAAGACCCCGGTCCCCGGGGTGCCCAAGACCTGTACCATAGAGAAGGTGGACAGGGGCACTCATACCGAATATTATGCATGTCTCTCCTGCTGGGACGATATCGAACGCCGCAGAGGGGAGGAGTATCTAAGCGAACATTCCCCCGATGCCGTGGGAATAGATATGGGTGTATCCAAGACCGCCACGCTGTCCAACGGCACAGTGTACGGTAACGATCACATGTACTCGAAACTGCTGGACCTTTTCAGGAAGAAGCACGAGGCATTCAGCGATATGCTTCCGGGCACTCCCGGATATAGGAAGGCAAGGTCCCGTCTGATCCATCTCTACGGGAGGCTCAGGGGGATCCGCAGGAACAATGTGGAGACCATCTCCCGTCAGATTGTAGATGCTTTCGACATCATATGCATGGAGGATCTCAAAGTAGGAAAGATAAGAAGGAAATCCAGAGGAAAACGCATGACGAACGCATACGACGACGCATCCCTGGGGATGCTGAGGAGGAGGATCATCGACAAAGCGATAGAAGCTGGCCGTAAGATAATCCTCGTCAATCCCAAATGGACGTCCCAGGTATGCTGCAGATGCGGAGCATGCGTGAGGAAAAGCCTGGAGGTAAGGACACACGTGTGTCCCGAATGCGGCCTTGTTATAGACCGCGACCTCAACAGTGCGATAAACATCTTGATATGGGGGTTGACCGGCAACCCTTTCCCTGAAAGATGGGATGAATAG
- a CDS encoding TPR repeat-containing protein: protein MKFKPQSEPKTPEELMRRGNEYRIGERQEQSFGKAVEYYHKAARRNYAPAQYMMGVMYECGHGVPQSYREAAKWYEKAFNQGYRRATSAMAFLWESGLGVKRSRSLAIEHYSTAAEGGDLRAYNNLGLIYRDRNSPEHNDHGAVVFFQKGNLKEFQPCQCNLASMYEKGLDVSRDCETAVILFKRSARQGNLSAKRSLAEMYSLGLGIPQSETVARHLYLEAARWGDPEAVAFLKDEDFEGPSYDSIPPRATTPMEMLALGLRYLDGSTIGLSVPSAIFWLESAAKAGSTAAMFALGQIYEYGYGVERSSKSAMKWYKWGAEKGNGTCAYSYAYLYEQAGLVDSPQVCLAMYQTAADNAPDEDIKSDALYSLGLFHSNGMGTEQSDEKALACFCQSADLGNASAQYMAGIMFLEGNGCERSEEKASKYLRMAADQGDDRAVEILSDIAN from the coding sequence GTGAAGTTCAAGCCCCAGAGCGAACCCAAGACCCCTGAGGAGCTCATGCGCCGCGGCAACGAGTACCGTATCGGCGAGAGGCAGGAGCAGTCCTTCGGGAAGGCGGTGGAGTATTACCACAAGGCCGCCCGCCGCAACTACGCTCCAGCCCAATACATGATGGGCGTCATGTACGAATGCGGCCACGGCGTCCCCCAGAGCTACCGGGAGGCGGCCAAATGGTACGAGAAGGCCTTCAACCAGGGTTACCGCCGCGCTACCTCCGCCATGGCCTTCCTCTGGGAATCCGGGCTCGGAGTAAAGAGGTCCCGCTCGCTGGCCATCGAACATTATTCCACCGCCGCCGAGGGCGGGGACCTGCGTGCATACAACAATCTGGGACTCATCTACCGGGACAGGAACAGTCCGGAGCACAACGACCACGGAGCCGTGGTCTTCTTCCAGAAGGGGAACCTGAAGGAATTCCAGCCCTGCCAGTGCAACCTCGCATCGATGTACGAGAAGGGCCTCGACGTCAGCCGCGACTGCGAGACAGCGGTCATTTTATTCAAAAGATCGGCGAGACAGGGCAATCTCAGCGCCAAGAGATCCCTTGCAGAAATGTACTCCCTGGGTCTCGGGATCCCCCAGTCGGAGACCGTCGCCAGACATCTGTATCTGGAAGCCGCCAGATGGGGAGATCCCGAAGCGGTCGCATTCCTGAAAGACGAGGATTTCGAAGGTCCTTCCTACGACTCGATCCCACCAAGGGCCACCACCCCTATGGAGATGCTCGCTCTGGGACTCAGATATCTAGACGGATCCACCATAGGACTCTCCGTACCTTCAGCCATATTCTGGCTGGAGAGCGCTGCCAAAGCGGGCAGCACCGCGGCCATGTTCGCCCTCGGACAGATCTACGAATACGGTTACGGAGTAGAGAGGTCCAGCAAATCCGCCATGAAGTGGTACAAATGGGGTGCCGAGAAAGGGAACGGAACCTGCGCCTACAGCTACGCTTATCTTTACGAGCAGGCGGGTTTGGTCGACTCTCCTCAGGTCTGTTTAGCGATGTATCAAACGGCAGCCGACAACGCTCCCGACGAGGACATAAAATCGGATGCTTTGTACAGTCTGGGTCTTTTCCATTCCAACGGCATGGGCACCGAACAGTCCGACGAGAAGGCACTTGCCTGTTTCTGCCAATCCGCCGACCTCGGCAACGCCTCCGCACAGTACATGGCGGGAATCATGTTCCTGGAGGGCAACGGTTGCGAACGCTCGGAAGAGAAGGCGAGCAAGTACCTGAGGATGGCTGCCGACCAGGGAGACGACCGTGCCGTCGAGATCCTCTCGGACATAGCAAATTAA
- a CDS encoding peptidyl-tRNA hydrolase produces MSIFDRDSEYKVVILVRNDLKLSKGKAAAQACHAAVSCALAAQKKHASEFSSWNSAGQKISVLKVDGERDLFEFKAIAERQGITCSIVCDAGRTEVEPGTYTCLGIGPEKQSVLDKITGDLKMF; encoded by the coding sequence ATGTCCATCTTCGACCGCGATTCGGAATACAAGGTCGTCATTCTCGTCAGGAACGACCTGAAGCTTTCCAAAGGGAAGGCGGCGGCCCAGGCGTGCCACGCGGCCGTGTCCTGTGCCCTGGCGGCCCAGAAGAAGCACGCTTCCGAGTTCTCGTCGTGGAATTCCGCCGGTCAGAAAATCTCCGTTTTGAAAGTGGACGGGGAGAGGGATCTCTTCGAGTTCAAAGCGATTGCGGAGCGTCAGGGGATAACCTGCTCTATAGTGTGTGATGCCGGCCGTACCGAGGTGGAGCCCGGAACGTACACCTGTCTCGGAATCGGTCCCGAGAAGCAATCGGTGCTCGACAAGATCACCGGCGACCTCAAGATGTTCTGA
- a CDS encoding thiamine monophosphate synthase ThiE2, producing MFELYAITDRKMLGDVSEVEAARLCFEGGADVVQLRMKDTDGGEMLEKAKAIQEIAQQYCKFFIVNDRLDIAILAGADGVHLGQTDIPVQEARRLVGDEMIIGVSASTVEEAVKAVDDGADYIGVGSIFNTSTKPDADQGIGLDTLMDICQAVDVPVVAIGGINKGNIRDVIRAGADGAAVVSAIMAKPDIKAAAHELKVMVLNEKRDLNR from the coding sequence TTGTTCGAACTGTATGCCATAACCGACAGGAAGATGCTCGGAGATGTCTCCGAGGTCGAGGCGGCTCGTCTCTGCTTCGAAGGCGGCGCCGACGTCGTCCAGCTCAGGATGAAAGACACCGACGGAGGAGAGATGCTGGAGAAGGCCAAGGCCATCCAGGAGATTGCCCAGCAGTACTGCAAGTTCTTCATCGTCAACGACCGTCTCGACATAGCTATCTTAGCAGGAGCTGACGGGGTCCACCTCGGCCAGACGGACATCCCCGTCCAAGAGGCCAGGAGACTGGTCGGCGACGAGATGATCATCGGGGTCAGCGCCTCCACCGTGGAGGAAGCTGTAAAAGCCGTAGACGACGGAGCCGACTACATCGGAGTAGGTTCCATCTTCAACACCAGCACCAAACCCGATGCGGACCAGGGCATCGGCCTCGACACCCTTATGGATATCTGTCAGGCGGTGGATGTCCCCGTTGTCGCCATCGGCGGCATCAACAAGGGGAACATCAGGGACGTGATCCGTGCCGGAGCGGACGGTGCGGCGGTGGTCTCCGCCATCATGGCCAAGCCCGACATAAAGGCCGCAGCCCATGAACTCAAAGTAATGGTCCTTAACGAAAAGAGGGACTTGAATAGGTAA
- a CDS encoding hydroxyethylthiazole kinase ThiM: MIPLSEMMSKVRGKCPLVHFITNYVTVNDCANMCICCGGSPVMTDAAKDVEPMVGLASALVLNIGTLNDRTIESMLIAGKEANRRNVPVILDPVGVGATPYRTETAERILKEVKVSVIKGNHGEISVLAGLGGEVRGVDSVSGAEDIAIAVKSLAQRTGTIVAATGPVDYVSDGKTTIILKNGSEFMATVSGTGCMVSGVVGAYVGANGVSVDSVAAGISAVNIASEIAVSDGKVFGPGSFRTKLFDAVYNLKGEDADRLLRRE; the protein is encoded by the coding sequence ATGATTCCTCTTTCGGAGATGATGTCAAAGGTCCGCGGCAAATGCCCGCTGGTCCATTTTATCACTAACTATGTGACCGTCAACGACTGTGCCAACATGTGCATCTGCTGCGGCGGATCCCCTGTCATGACCGACGCAGCCAAGGATGTGGAACCTATGGTAGGCCTCGCATCCGCCCTGGTACTGAACATCGGCACCCTCAACGACCGCACCATCGAATCGATGCTCATCGCCGGGAAGGAAGCCAACAGAAGGAATGTGCCAGTAATCCTGGATCCGGTCGGTGTCGGGGCCACCCCGTACCGTACCGAGACCGCCGAGAGAATCCTGAAAGAAGTCAAAGTATCGGTGATAAAAGGCAATCACGGAGAGATATCCGTTCTGGCGGGACTGGGCGGAGAAGTCCGCGGAGTCGATTCCGTCTCCGGGGCCGAAGACATCGCCATCGCGGTGAAATCCCTTGCACAGCGGACCGGTACCATCGTGGCGGCCACCGGTCCTGTTGATTACGTCTCCGACGGAAAAACAACAATCATACTCAAAAACGGCTCCGAATTCATGGCGACCGTCTCCGGCACCGGATGCATGGTGTCCGGCGTGGTCGGGGCCTACGTGGGAGCCAATGGGGTTTCAGTGGATTCCGTGGCAGCCGGGATCTCCGCTGTCAACATCGCATCGGAGATCGCCGTATCCGACGGCAAGGTCTTTGGACCCGGTTCCTTCAGGACTAAACTCTTCGATGCCGTCTACAACCTCAAAGGCGAAGACGCAGACAGACTCCTCAGGAGGGAGTGA